One Halichoerus grypus chromosome 1, mHalGry1.hap1.1, whole genome shotgun sequence genomic region harbors:
- the PNPLA6 gene encoding patatin-like phospholipase domain-containing protein 6 isoform X6 has product MGTSRHGPIVTSSGAADLTEWDGDGGVPASGEGLAGRVCDAQPVPFVPQVLGVMIGAGVAVLVTAVLILLLVRRLRVPKTPAPDGPRYRFRKRDKVLFYGRKIMRKVSQSTSSLVDASVCTTSRPRMKKKLKMLNIAKKILRIQKEAPTLQRKEPPPAVLEADLTEGDLANSHLPSEVLYMLKNVRVLGHFEKPLFLELCRHMVFQRLSQGDYVFRPGQPDASIYVVQDGLLELCLPGPDGKECVVKEVVPGDSVNSLLSILDVITGHQHPQRTVSARAARDSTVLRLPVEAFSAVFTKYPESLVRVVQIIMVRLQRVTFLALHNYLGLTNELFSHEIQPLRLFPSPGLPARTSPVRGSKRVASTSATEEPRETPGRLPDPTGAPLPGPAGDPVKPTSLEAPSAPLLSRCISMPVDISGLQGGPRSDFDMAYERGRISVSLQEEASGGPQAAPVRTPTQEPREQPAGACEHSYCEDELATGGCPFGPYQGRQTSSIFEAAKRELAKLMRIEDPALLSSRVLLHHAKAGTIIARQGDQDVSLHFVLWGCLHVYQRMIDKAEDVCLFVAQPGELVGQLAVLTGEPLIFTLRAQRDCTFLRISKSDFYEIMRAQPSVVLSAAHTVAARMSPFVRQMDFAIDWTAVEAGRALYRQGDRSDCTYIVLNGRLRSVIQRGSGKKELVGEYGRGDLIGVVEALTRQPRATTVHAVRDTELAKLPEGTLGHIKRRYPQVVTRLIHLLSQKILGNLQQLQGPFPAGSGLGVPPHSELTNPASNLATVAVLPVCAEVPMVAFTLELQHALQAIGPTLLLNSDTVRARLGASALDSIQEFRLSGWLAQQEDAHRIVLYQTDASLTPWTVRCLRQADCILIVGLGDQEPTLGQLEQMLENTAVRALKQLVLLHREEGSGPTRTVEWLNMRSWCSGHLHLRCPRRLFSRRSPAKLHELYEKVFSRRADRHSDFSRLARVLTGNTIALVLGGGGARGCSHIGVLKALEEAGVPVDLVGGTSIGSFIGALYAEERSASRTKQRAREWAKGMTSVMEPVLDLTYPVTSMFTGSAFNRSIHRVFQDKQIEDLWLPYFNVTTDITASAMRVHKDGSLWRYVRASMTLSGYLPPLCDPKDGHLLMDGGYINNLPADIARSMGAKTVIAIDVGSQDETDLSTYGDSLSGWWLLWKRLNPWADKIKVPDMAEIQSRLAYVSCVRQLEVVKSSSYCEYLRPPIDCFKTMDFGKFDQIYDVGYQYGKAVFGGWSRGDIIEKMLTDRRSADLNESRRADVLAFPSSGFTDLAEIVSRIEPPTSYVSDGCADGEESDCLTEYEEDVGPDCSRDEGGSPEGASPSTASEMEEEKSVLRHRRCLPLDPPSSAAEA; this is encoded by the exons atggggaCGTCGAGGCACGGGCCGATTGTGACCTCCTCGGGGGCGGCGGACTTGACCGAATGGGATGGGGACGGGGGCGTCCCGGCCTCCGGGGAGGGCTTGGCAGGCCGGGTATGCGATGCGCAGCCAGTGCCATTCGTCCCGCAGGTGCTGGGCGTGATGATTGGGGCCGGAGTCGCGGTGCTGGTCACTGCAGTGCTCATCCTCCTGCTGGTGCGGAGGCTCCGAGTGCCGA AAACGCCAGCACCGGATGGCCCCCGGTATCGATTCCGGAAGAGGGACAAAGTGCTCTTCTATGGTCGGAAAATTATGCGGAAG GTATCACAGTCCACTTCCTCCCTGGTGGACGCTTCTGTCTGCACCACTTCCCGGCCACGCATGAAGAAGAAACttaagatgctcaacattgccAAGAA GATCCTTCGTATCCAGAAAGAGGCACCAACACTGCAACGGAAGGAGCCCCCGCCTGCAGTGCTCGAGGCTGACTTGACGGAGGGTGACCTGGCTAACTCCCACCTGCCCTCCGAGGTGCTCTACATGCTCAAGAATGTCCG GGTGCTGGGCCACTTCGAGAAGCCTCTCTTTCTGGAGCTCTGCCGACACATGGTCTTCCAGCGGCTCAGCCAGGGGGACTATGTCTTCCGGCCAGGCCAGCCGGACGCCAGTATCTACGTGGTGCAGGATGGGCTGCTGGAGCTCTGTCTGCCAGGGCCG GATGGGAAGGAGTGTGTGGTGAAGGAAGTGGTCCCTGGGGACAGCGTCAACAGCCTTCTGAGCATCCTGGATGTCATCACT GGCCACCAGCACCCCCAGCGGACTGTATCTGCCCGGGCAGCCCGGGACTCCACAGTGCTGCGGCTGCCCGTGGAGGCCTTCTCTGCCGTGTTCACCAAGTACCCCGAGAGCTTGGTGCGGGTGGTGCAG ATCATCATGGTGAGGCTGCAGCGGGTCACCTTTCTGGCCCTTCACAACTACCTGGGTCTGACCAACGAGCTGTTTAGCCAC GAGATCCAGCCTCTGCgcctcttccccagccctggcctcccagCCCGCACCAGCCCCGTGCGTGGCTCCAAGCGGGTGGCCAGCACCTCAGCTACTGAGGAGCCTAGGGAGACTCCTGGCCGGCTGCCTGACCCCACTGGGGCCCCACTACCTGGACCTGCAG GGGACCCGGTGAAGCCTACATCCCTGGaggctccctctgctcccctgctgAGTCGCTGCATCTCCATGCCAGTGGACATCTCAG GCTTGCAGGGTGGGCCCCGTTCTGACTTCGACATGGCGTATGAGCGTGGCCGGATCTCCGTGTCCCTGCAGGAAGAGGCCTCAGGGGGGCCCCAGGCAGCTCCCGTTCGG ACCCCCACTCAGGAGCCCCGGGAGCAGCCAGCGGGCGCCTGCGAGCACAGCTACTGCGAGGATGAGCTGGCCACCGGTGGCTGCCCCTTCGGGCCCTACCAGGGACGCCAGACAAGCAGCATCTTTGAGGCAGCAAAACGGGAGCTGGCGAAACTGATGCGGATTGAG GACCCCGCCCTCCTGAGCAGCCGGGTCTTGCTGCATCATGCCAAAGCTGGTACCATCATTGCCCGCCAGGGGGACCAG GATGTGAGCCTGCACTTTGTGCTGTGGGGCTGCCTGCATGTCTACCAGCGCATGATCGACAAGGCAGAGGATGTGTGTCTGTTCGTGGCACAACCTGGGGAGCTGGTGGGGCAGCTGGCAGTGCTCACAGGCGAGCCCCTCATCTTCACACTGAGAGCCCAGCGAGATTGCACCTTCCTGAGGATCTCTAAGTCCGACTTCTATGA GATCATGCGTGCACAGCCCAGTGTGGTGCTGAGTGCCGCGCACACCGTGGCCGCGAGGATGTCGCCCTTCGTGCGCCAGATGGACTTTGCCATCGACTGGACGGCTGTGGAGGCGGGACGGGCTTTGTACAG gcagggCGACCGCTCCGACTGCACCTACATTGTGCTCAATGGGCGGCTGCGCAGTGTCATCCAGCGGGGCAGCGGCAAGAAGGAGCTGGTGGGCGAGTACGGCCGCGGGGACCTCATTGGGGTG GTGGAGGCGCTGACACGGCAGCCTCGTGCCACGACGGTGCACGCTGTGCGCGACACGGAGCTGGCCAAACTCCCGGAGGGCACCCTGGGCCACATCAAACGTCGATACCCTCAG GTCGTAACTCGCCTCATCCACCTGCTAAGCCAGAAGATTTTAGGGAATTTGCAGCAGCTGCAAGGACCCTTCCCAG CAGGCTCGGGACTAGGCGTACCCCCTCACTCGGAGCTTACCAACCCAGCCAGCAACCTGGCAACGGTGGCAGTCCTGCCAGTGTGTGCCGAGGTGCCCATGGTGGCCTTTACTCTGGAGCTGCAGCATGCTCTGCAAGCTATCG GGCCTACACTCCTTCTCAACAGTGACACCGTCCGGGCCCGCCTGGGGGCTTCTGCTCTCGATAG cATCCAAGAGTTCCGGCTGTCAGGATGGCTGGCCCAGCAGGAGGATGCGCACCGCATCGTGCTCTACCAGACTGACGCATCGCTGACTCCCTGGACCGTCCGCTGCCTGCGCCAGGCCGACTGCATCCTCATCGTGGGCCTGGGCGACCAGGAGCCCACTCTCGGCCAG CTGGAGCAGATGCTGGAGAATACAGCGGTGCGCGCGCTCAAGCAGCTGGTCCTGCTGCACCGGGAGGAGGGCTCAGGCCCCACGCGCACCGTGGAGTGGCTCAACATGCGCAGCTGGTGCTCAGGGCACTTGCATCTGCGCTGTCCACGCCGCCTCTTCTCCCGCCGCAGCCCTGCCAAGTTG CACGAGCTCTACGAGAAGGTTTTCTCCAGGCGCGCTGACCGGCACAGCGACTTCTCCCGCCTGGCGCGGGTGCTCACCGGCAACACCATTGCCCTGGtgctgggcgggggcggggccag GGGTTGCTCACACATCGGCGTGCTGAAGGCATTGGAGGAGGCAGGTGTCCCTGTCGACCTGGTGGGCGGCACATCCATCGGCTCCTTCATCGGGGCCCTGTACGCGGAGGAGCGGAGCGCCAGTCGCACGAAGCAGCGGGCCCGGGAGTGGGCCAAG GGCATGACCTCGGTGATGGAGCCGGTGTTGGACCTCACGTACCCCGTCACCTCCATGTTCACCGGGTCGGCCTTCAACCGCAGCATCCACCGGGTCTTCCAGGACAAGCAGATTGAG GACCTGTGGCTGCCGTACTTCAACGTGACCACGGACATCACCGCCTCGGCCATGCGTGTCCACAAAGATG GCTCCCTGTGGCGGTACGTCCGCGCCAGCATGACGCTCTCGGGCTACCTGCCGCCGCTGTGCGACCCGAAGGACGGGCACCTCCTCATGGACGGCGGCTACATCAACAACCTGCCAG cGGACATTGCCCGCAGTATGGGTGCCAAGACCGTCATCGCCATCGATGTGGGAAGCCAGGATGAGACAGACCTCAGCACCTACGGGGACAGCCTGTCTGGCTGGTGGCTGCTGTGGAAGCGGCTAAACCCCTGGGCAGACAAGATCAAGGTTCCAGACATGGCCGAGATCCAGTCCCGCCTGGCCTATGTGTCCTGTGTGCGGCAGCTGGAGGTCGTCAAGTCCAGCTCCTACTGCGAGTACCTGCGCCCGCCCATCGACTGCTTCAAGACCATGGACTTCGGGAAGTTCGACCAGATCTAT GATGTGGGCTACCAGTACGGGAAGGCTGTGTTTGGGGGCTGGAGCCGGGGCGACATCATTGAAAAGATGCTCACGGACCGGCGATCTGCCGACCTCAACGAGAGCCGCCGCGCAGAC GTGCTGGCCTTCCCCAGCTCTGGCTTCACCGACTTGGCGGAGATCGTGTCCCGGATTGAGCCCCCCACGAGCTACGTTTCTGACGGCTGTGCTGACG GGGAGGAATCGGACTGCCTGACGGAGTATGAGGAGGACGTAGGCCCTGACTGCTCGCGGGACGAGGGGGGCTCTCCCGAGGGTGCGAGCCCCAGCACTGCCTCCGAGATG gaggaggagaagtcCGTTCTCCGGCACCGGCGCTGTCTGCCCCTGGACCCTCCCAGCTCAGCTGCGGAGGCCTGA
- the PNPLA6 gene encoding patatin-like phospholipase domain-containing protein 6 isoform X7: MGTSRHGPIVTSSGAADLTEWDGDGGVPASGEGLAGRVCDAQPVPFVPQVLGVMIGAGVAVLVTAVLILLLVRRLRVPKTPAPDGPRYRFRKRDKVLFYGRKIMRKVSQSTSSLVDASVCTTSRPRMKKKLKMLNIAKKILRIQKEAPTLQRKEPPPAVLEADLTEGDLANSHLPSEVLYMLKNVRVLGHFEKPLFLELCRHMVFQRLSQGDYVFRPGQPDASIYVVQDGLLELCLPGPDGKECVVKEVVPGDSVNSLLSILDVITGHQHPQRTVSARAARDSTVLRLPVEAFSAVFTKYPESLVRVVQIIMVRLQRVTFLALHNYLGLTNELFSHEIQPLRLFPSPGLPARTSPVRGSKRVASTSATEEPRETPGRLPDPTGAPLPGPAGDPVKPTSLEAPSAPLLSRCISMPVDISGLQGGPRSDFDMAYERGRISVSLQEEASGGPQAAPVRTPTQEPREQPAGACEHSYCEDELATGGCPFGPYQGRQTSSIFEAAKRELAKLMRIEDPALLSSRVLLHHAKAGTIIARQGDQDVSLHFVLWGCLHVYQRMIDKAEDVCLFVAQPGELVGQLAVLTGEPLIFTLRAQRDCTFLRISKSDFYEIMRAQPSVVLSAAHTVAARMSPFVRQMDFAIDWTAVEAGRALYRQGDRSDCTYIVLNGRLRSVIQRGSGKKELVGEYGRGDLIGVVEALTRQPRATTVHAVRDTELAKLPEGTLGHIKRRYPQVVTRLIHLLSQKILGNLQQLQGPFPGSGLGVPPHSELTNPASNLATVAVLPVCAEVPMVAFTLELQHALQAIGPTLLLNSDTVRARLGASALDSIQEFRLSGWLAQQEDAHRIVLYQTDASLTPWTVRCLRQADCILIVGLGDQEPTLGQLEQMLENTAVRALKQLVLLHREEGSGPTRTVEWLNMRSWCSGHLHLRCPRRLFSRRSPAKLHELYEKVFSRRADRHSDFSRLARVLTGNTIALVLGGGGARGCSHIGVLKALEEAGVPVDLVGGTSIGSFIGALYAEERSASRTKQRAREWAKGMTSVMEPVLDLTYPVTSMFTGSAFNRSIHRVFQDKQIEDLWLPYFNVTTDITASAMRVHKDGSLWRYVRASMTLSGYLPPLCDPKDGHLLMDGGYINNLPADIARSMGAKTVIAIDVGSQDETDLSTYGDSLSGWWLLWKRLNPWADKIKVPDMAEIQSRLAYVSCVRQLEVVKSSSYCEYLRPPIDCFKTMDFGKFDQIYDVGYQYGKAVFGGWSRGDIIEKMLTDRRSADLNESRRADVLAFPSSGFTDLAEIVSRIEPPTSYVSDGCADGEESDCLTEYEEDVGPDCSRDEGGSPEGASPSTASEMEEEKSVLRHRRCLPLDPPSSAAEA; this comes from the exons atggggaCGTCGAGGCACGGGCCGATTGTGACCTCCTCGGGGGCGGCGGACTTGACCGAATGGGATGGGGACGGGGGCGTCCCGGCCTCCGGGGAGGGCTTGGCAGGCCGGGTATGCGATGCGCAGCCAGTGCCATTCGTCCCGCAGGTGCTGGGCGTGATGATTGGGGCCGGAGTCGCGGTGCTGGTCACTGCAGTGCTCATCCTCCTGCTGGTGCGGAGGCTCCGAGTGCCGA AAACGCCAGCACCGGATGGCCCCCGGTATCGATTCCGGAAGAGGGACAAAGTGCTCTTCTATGGTCGGAAAATTATGCGGAAG GTATCACAGTCCACTTCCTCCCTGGTGGACGCTTCTGTCTGCACCACTTCCCGGCCACGCATGAAGAAGAAACttaagatgctcaacattgccAAGAA GATCCTTCGTATCCAGAAAGAGGCACCAACACTGCAACGGAAGGAGCCCCCGCCTGCAGTGCTCGAGGCTGACTTGACGGAGGGTGACCTGGCTAACTCCCACCTGCCCTCCGAGGTGCTCTACATGCTCAAGAATGTCCG GGTGCTGGGCCACTTCGAGAAGCCTCTCTTTCTGGAGCTCTGCCGACACATGGTCTTCCAGCGGCTCAGCCAGGGGGACTATGTCTTCCGGCCAGGCCAGCCGGACGCCAGTATCTACGTGGTGCAGGATGGGCTGCTGGAGCTCTGTCTGCCAGGGCCG GATGGGAAGGAGTGTGTGGTGAAGGAAGTGGTCCCTGGGGACAGCGTCAACAGCCTTCTGAGCATCCTGGATGTCATCACT GGCCACCAGCACCCCCAGCGGACTGTATCTGCCCGGGCAGCCCGGGACTCCACAGTGCTGCGGCTGCCCGTGGAGGCCTTCTCTGCCGTGTTCACCAAGTACCCCGAGAGCTTGGTGCGGGTGGTGCAG ATCATCATGGTGAGGCTGCAGCGGGTCACCTTTCTGGCCCTTCACAACTACCTGGGTCTGACCAACGAGCTGTTTAGCCAC GAGATCCAGCCTCTGCgcctcttccccagccctggcctcccagCCCGCACCAGCCCCGTGCGTGGCTCCAAGCGGGTGGCCAGCACCTCAGCTACTGAGGAGCCTAGGGAGACTCCTGGCCGGCTGCCTGACCCCACTGGGGCCCCACTACCTGGACCTGCAG GGGACCCGGTGAAGCCTACATCCCTGGaggctccctctgctcccctgctgAGTCGCTGCATCTCCATGCCAGTGGACATCTCAG GCTTGCAGGGTGGGCCCCGTTCTGACTTCGACATGGCGTATGAGCGTGGCCGGATCTCCGTGTCCCTGCAGGAAGAGGCCTCAGGGGGGCCCCAGGCAGCTCCCGTTCGG ACCCCCACTCAGGAGCCCCGGGAGCAGCCAGCGGGCGCCTGCGAGCACAGCTACTGCGAGGATGAGCTGGCCACCGGTGGCTGCCCCTTCGGGCCCTACCAGGGACGCCAGACAAGCAGCATCTTTGAGGCAGCAAAACGGGAGCTGGCGAAACTGATGCGGATTGAG GACCCCGCCCTCCTGAGCAGCCGGGTCTTGCTGCATCATGCCAAAGCTGGTACCATCATTGCCCGCCAGGGGGACCAG GATGTGAGCCTGCACTTTGTGCTGTGGGGCTGCCTGCATGTCTACCAGCGCATGATCGACAAGGCAGAGGATGTGTGTCTGTTCGTGGCACAACCTGGGGAGCTGGTGGGGCAGCTGGCAGTGCTCACAGGCGAGCCCCTCATCTTCACACTGAGAGCCCAGCGAGATTGCACCTTCCTGAGGATCTCTAAGTCCGACTTCTATGA GATCATGCGTGCACAGCCCAGTGTGGTGCTGAGTGCCGCGCACACCGTGGCCGCGAGGATGTCGCCCTTCGTGCGCCAGATGGACTTTGCCATCGACTGGACGGCTGTGGAGGCGGGACGGGCTTTGTACAG gcagggCGACCGCTCCGACTGCACCTACATTGTGCTCAATGGGCGGCTGCGCAGTGTCATCCAGCGGGGCAGCGGCAAGAAGGAGCTGGTGGGCGAGTACGGCCGCGGGGACCTCATTGGGGTG GTGGAGGCGCTGACACGGCAGCCTCGTGCCACGACGGTGCACGCTGTGCGCGACACGGAGCTGGCCAAACTCCCGGAGGGCACCCTGGGCCACATCAAACGTCGATACCCTCAG GTCGTAACTCGCCTCATCCACCTGCTAAGCCAGAAGATTTTAGGGAATTTGCAGCAGCTGCAAGGACCCTTCCCAG GCTCGGGACTAGGCGTACCCCCTCACTCGGAGCTTACCAACCCAGCCAGCAACCTGGCAACGGTGGCAGTCCTGCCAGTGTGTGCCGAGGTGCCCATGGTGGCCTTTACTCTGGAGCTGCAGCATGCTCTGCAAGCTATCG GGCCTACACTCCTTCTCAACAGTGACACCGTCCGGGCCCGCCTGGGGGCTTCTGCTCTCGATAG cATCCAAGAGTTCCGGCTGTCAGGATGGCTGGCCCAGCAGGAGGATGCGCACCGCATCGTGCTCTACCAGACTGACGCATCGCTGACTCCCTGGACCGTCCGCTGCCTGCGCCAGGCCGACTGCATCCTCATCGTGGGCCTGGGCGACCAGGAGCCCACTCTCGGCCAG CTGGAGCAGATGCTGGAGAATACAGCGGTGCGCGCGCTCAAGCAGCTGGTCCTGCTGCACCGGGAGGAGGGCTCAGGCCCCACGCGCACCGTGGAGTGGCTCAACATGCGCAGCTGGTGCTCAGGGCACTTGCATCTGCGCTGTCCACGCCGCCTCTTCTCCCGCCGCAGCCCTGCCAAGTTG CACGAGCTCTACGAGAAGGTTTTCTCCAGGCGCGCTGACCGGCACAGCGACTTCTCCCGCCTGGCGCGGGTGCTCACCGGCAACACCATTGCCCTGGtgctgggcgggggcggggccag GGGTTGCTCACACATCGGCGTGCTGAAGGCATTGGAGGAGGCAGGTGTCCCTGTCGACCTGGTGGGCGGCACATCCATCGGCTCCTTCATCGGGGCCCTGTACGCGGAGGAGCGGAGCGCCAGTCGCACGAAGCAGCGGGCCCGGGAGTGGGCCAAG GGCATGACCTCGGTGATGGAGCCGGTGTTGGACCTCACGTACCCCGTCACCTCCATGTTCACCGGGTCGGCCTTCAACCGCAGCATCCACCGGGTCTTCCAGGACAAGCAGATTGAG GACCTGTGGCTGCCGTACTTCAACGTGACCACGGACATCACCGCCTCGGCCATGCGTGTCCACAAAGATG GCTCCCTGTGGCGGTACGTCCGCGCCAGCATGACGCTCTCGGGCTACCTGCCGCCGCTGTGCGACCCGAAGGACGGGCACCTCCTCATGGACGGCGGCTACATCAACAACCTGCCAG cGGACATTGCCCGCAGTATGGGTGCCAAGACCGTCATCGCCATCGATGTGGGAAGCCAGGATGAGACAGACCTCAGCACCTACGGGGACAGCCTGTCTGGCTGGTGGCTGCTGTGGAAGCGGCTAAACCCCTGGGCAGACAAGATCAAGGTTCCAGACATGGCCGAGATCCAGTCCCGCCTGGCCTATGTGTCCTGTGTGCGGCAGCTGGAGGTCGTCAAGTCCAGCTCCTACTGCGAGTACCTGCGCCCGCCCATCGACTGCTTCAAGACCATGGACTTCGGGAAGTTCGACCAGATCTAT GATGTGGGCTACCAGTACGGGAAGGCTGTGTTTGGGGGCTGGAGCCGGGGCGACATCATTGAAAAGATGCTCACGGACCGGCGATCTGCCGACCTCAACGAGAGCCGCCGCGCAGAC GTGCTGGCCTTCCCCAGCTCTGGCTTCACCGACTTGGCGGAGATCGTGTCCCGGATTGAGCCCCCCACGAGCTACGTTTCTGACGGCTGTGCTGACG GGGAGGAATCGGACTGCCTGACGGAGTATGAGGAGGACGTAGGCCCTGACTGCTCGCGGGACGAGGGGGGCTCTCCCGAGGGTGCGAGCCCCAGCACTGCCTCCGAGATG gaggaggagaagtcCGTTCTCCGGCACCGGCGCTGTCTGCCCCTGGACCCTCCCAGCTCAGCTGCGGAGGCCTGA